A window of Pantoea agglomerans contains these coding sequences:
- a CDS encoding YibL family ribosome-associated protein, producing the protein MKEQEKAEIKRLSDQLDALNRKEPQLLEAGDAEKLGALLKEKEKLVTEIERLRDKRDDKLSKEAQKLMALPFSREITKKEQADMGTLKKSVRGLVVVHPMTALGREMGLKVMTGFAKKPF; encoded by the coding sequence ATGAAAGAGCAAGAAAAAGCCGAGATTAAACGTCTGAGCGATCAGCTGGACGCCCTGAATCGTAAAGAGCCGCAGCTGCTGGAAGCGGGCGACGCCGAGAAGCTGGGCGCGCTGCTGAAAGAAAAAGAGAAGCTGGTGACCGAGATCGAACGCCTGCGCGACAAGCGCGACGACAAGCTGAGCAAAGAGGCGCAGAAGCTGATGGCGCTGCCGTTCAGCCGTGAGATCACCAAAAAAGAGCAGGCCGATATGGGCACGCTGAAGAAGAGCGTGCGTGGCCTGGTGGTGGTGCATCCCATGACCGCGCTGGGCCGCGAAATGGGCCTGAAAGTGATGACCGGCTTCGCGAAGAAGCCGTTCTGA